One Podospora pseudopauciseta strain CBS 411.78 chromosome 4, whole genome shotgun sequence genomic window, TGAGAAGAGAAGGCAGTGTTGAAAGCGTCGATGCCTACCCTATCAACCTACCTTATTTACGTGCGGACAGCACCGATCAGCATACATATAGGGAAGGCAGCTACGGCAGGCACCGCCACTTTTGAGATGTCGGTAGATAACACACTGCATGTAAGATAGGTAGGCAAGTCTCTGACCTTTGTAAGCACCAGATGTAACCTGATAACTAACCTGGAAGTTACCTGCATTGTTCGAGGCTTCGAGCCAGAGATTCATGGTGTTGGGGCGGAAGGGACTCGACTATAGCGGCTGCAACAGACCATCGAGAGGACTTTCCCACCTTGGCTCGGTGTACCATATCGGACCCTGCATCTAGTCATCACCCACAATCATGAGCCACTGGAACTTCACGTGGAACCATTTCGCACTGATTCCTGGGATTGCGACCAGTTGGCAAACTACCTAGGGTCTTTGGCATGCAGGTGATGCCAGACCAAATTGGGAAAAACGCGAACACTTCGCACATGAGTAAGTATAAGAACCATTGTTGTCTCTATCTCATGATAGGTAAGATAGGTTAACCATGACTTGATTATTTACATCGCGTCCATTTTATGCATGGAGTAGACACTAACGCGTGTCATATGCTAGAACAAAGTATGCGTCAAGTCCCATTCACAAGCTCGGCTATCGCCAAAACCGTTTCCTCTTGTGATACATCATATGTACTAGGTAGGTCCCTTGTTTTCTGGCCGACCCAAATCTCCCACCTTCACTGTAGCCATCGTTGATTCCTCCGTACATGACCAAAGCATAAAAGAATGTGCATCATTCTAGGCTTCCGCGTCGCCAACAGCTTGCTCATCAAGCGGCTTTTGTGTCCATACCGTTGAGCTAAGCCGAGTCAAACGTTAGCAAATCTGCAGCCAAAAGTAGAAAGTGGGTTCAAACTTACCACCCATAATAGGCATGATAGTTGGGGTTGGCCAACGCGCTCCTCATCTTGCTGCACAAAACCTgcacctcctcaaacttcCACCCCAAGATCTTCACCGCAAGGTAAAGAACATACCCCTCCAGCCCTTCCAAGCAGCTCTGCTTGTTAAAGGCTCCGACCTCTTTCCACTTCTTGTCCTTTGGCCATGTCCCCAAGGGCAACTTGTAATGCTCGACGTTGAACGGCCCAGGAAAGCCTGCTTCTTTCATCCACTCGGCATTCTTGCCCTTGTCGGACACCAAAAAGGTGCGGCGGATTTTCTCACCAGCTTCGTCAAAAATCCTGTTCCAGATGGCGTAAGGGTGTTTTGGATCCTCGATGGGGATGGAGCCGTCGTCGGAGGCGATGCGGATGGTGAAGTCGGTGTGCTCGAGCCAGCCGCCGGGCTTGAGGCAGCGGTAGGCTTGGCGGTAGAGTTTGGGCCAGTCTTCGATGGAGCCGATGAGGAAGCGGAGGTGAACGAGGTCGAACTTGTCAGCGGAGAAGGTCCAGTCCAAGGAGGCGTCATCAAGCTCGAAACGGCAGTTGGGGGGCGTCCATGTTGGCTGtatattttttttggtaAGTATTTTGGTCATGAAACATGGGATACCGCATAAAGTGGTGGACACACCTGGATGGGAGAAAGATCAGTGCCGATGACTTCGGCGGCGGGAAATTGGTCCGCGCAGTCCCTTTTCATCATGTCAATATTGTGGTTCCCGGGTAGGAGTTGCAAGATAAACTTACAAGGCCCAAATACCGGTTCCGGTGCCCACGTCAAGAACAGCATCTGGATCTTCAACTGGTGACCGGAAAAGCGAGTTGTTGTGGATCAAATACATCATGTGGTGGCTGCATGTGCGTCAGTAATAAGCCCCATTCCCTAGCGATCAGATCTGATTAACAAGAAAAGCAGGTATAAACATACTGCAAGTCCAACCCATCATTTTGCTTGTCATCATTAGGTGCCCAGTACTCGGCCTCCTTGAAATTCTGATATGTGCGTCCATGAATCTCACGGTACTGCAAGATGGAAGAGCTGAGAGACGCGGTGGAAGATTCGGCACTGAAACAGTAAATTTTAGCAACTGGCGCATATTACCACTCGTCGACAATTGTGGGTGGTCGTTGGACATACTATCCAATGGCAGAGTCACCATCACCTTGAACCTCGGTTTCAAACTCGGGATCCTGGACAATTGGTCAGCTTTAGGGAGCGAGACATTGGTAAACTCGTCACACTCACCACAATGATGGGCGCGGCCTCCTCTCCGTGCGTGCCCGCTTCGGCGGCTGCCGCCGGTGGGCTCGAAGGAGCAGcgggtgaagatggcggcTTAGAAGACCCCATCTCGGCGGTAATGGCACTCCGAATCCGTTGGGAGCACAGAGGCGTATTTGTGTAATGTGAGGTGCCGGTCGGACTTTTTAGACGAGATGCGGCGATGTGGTTGTACGGCGTTGGTGTGGAGTGGGCCGGGGGACGATCAAGCCTGCGGAAGAGGCGGCGGCGCGGGCGGGAATGGCTCGGAAACGCGAACGGGACGACAGGTTGTGTAACGTGAGAAGTCGACGACGAGATGGATTGAAAAGACGGCCTTTTCTCTCGCCAGCAGCGGGGTTTCGGAGCGACAGTGGGTGTGCTACAGCTTCCAGAAGGGAGGAATGATCCGTTCCGATTTCCGATAGTGTGAAGACCCCTGCCGTGACCCCCGCTGGAGTTGGTTTGTGATGTGGTGAACAATCCTTGCAGCGAGTCCGACAGGATGCGATTTGTCAGGAGGTTTCCCTTATTCGGGACGCAAGACAAGCAGATGCAGACTACTTATGTATTGCCCAAGTCTTGTCCAATAGGATGCTTTCGCGGCCTCGACTTGCAGGTGCAGCAAACTGGTATGCGCGCAGGTAGGTATTCCTTTTGGTCCACGTGCATAATGCTACCCTGCTCAGCGTGCGAAATATGTCCTGTTCTGTCATGTCAAGACGCTTGAAGACGGGGTTTAGAACTGGCATTAAGGCTGGCTCTATTAGTAACGTTAGACTTATCATTTTCTTGCCAACACAACTGCCCTGCACCTTCTTGATGAATCTGGACTCGAGAGCAAAGCGGTTCTGTTGATTATCTAGACCCTGATCAATCAGAAGGCAGCGGAAcggttcaggggctcaggggtgGGCTTCAAGGGGCTCAGCAGCGGTTGGTGTCCCCCTGTGTCCATCTCCAAATGCCATTGGCCAAAATCACCAACATGCCTGCTTTTTTTTCCAGCTTTTTGGAATTGTCCACATCAAAATGGAGAATAAAATACATCCTTGTCATCATAAAGAGCTACCGTGCAACTCCCCACGCTCCCACGCTCCTCGAACCACTGATCCGCTTCGTCAACATTCGACTGCCATCATTTGGACACATGTCTAACAGGGAAGAGCCGAATGTTCAGCGGCTTCTTGACCCAGAGACCAAAAGACTTTGCCTTCGGAAACATTTGTGACTTTTCGTCGGCCAGAGCCAAGTCAAAGTTCCAGATGAACCTTGCTAAGATGACCCGCATTTCGACGTAGGCCAAACTATTGCATCGTAGTCAGAATAAGTCCCCAGGCTAGGTAAAGCTATGTAGGCGATACTCACTTTTTGCCAATGCAGTTTCGTGGGCCAACTGAAAATGGCTGCAGTGCACTGTGTCTACTCTTGTCGAACACTATGCCTTCAAAGCTATCTCCTCCAAGCCAACGCTCGGGGATGAACTTGTCGGGCTCAGTGAAGTTGCGGGAAAGGTGGTTCACAGCCCATGGCCAGATCTCGAGGCCGGTCTTGAATCAGTTCTTGGTTAGCTGGCTATGCGTCATATTTGTTTGCGAGCGTAGGTCATGAGCTTACATTCTCTGGAATTTGCCATCCCAGAATCACGTCCCCACCTTTGGCCGCCTTGCGTGGAAGATTGGCCGGTACAGGCGGGAATAATCTCATTGCTTCGTCCAAAACGGCAAGCATATATGTCAATCTGTTGACACTGAAGAAGTTGATCTCATCTTCGCTTTTGAACTGACCCCTGACCTCCTCTGCCAGCCTTGTCTGAACGCGGGGGTATGTCGCCAGGTAATATGTTGTTGCCGACAGCGCAGTAGCCGTGGTTTCGCTTCCTGCCAGAATCAACAGCCTTGCGTTCATTGCCATCTCTTCTATTGTCAAGGGTCTTCCGTTGTTGGCCTTGGATCCGTTGGTCAGGGCCTGAACGAAGTCCGGTCTTTCAACACCAGAGTTGAGTCGCTTGACCACCTGGACGCGGGCGAATTCAGCCTGTTCATTGGTATGCTTTGCTGGGTGGTTCCAAGGGGCCAGAACCTTGACGACTCTGGAAAAACTGGGGAAAAACCAGTTCATAACCAGCAACATGGCGAATTCCTTGACTCCCTTGAGGATGGCCGTGACCCAGGGGTGGTATGAACTGCTCTCCAAGCAACCAAAAGGAGCACCGAACGACAGGTCACCAATGATATCAAAGGTTGTAAAGTTGAACCAGGCGCCCATGTCCGTAACGGCCTCTTCTCGTCCTCCCTTAGTCAATTCCTGCAGACGATCCATCAGCAGGTCGATGTACTGCGTGATAAGGGGTTGCTGGTCCTGCATCGCTTTTGCTGAGAATCCGTGGCTCAGGATCTTACGGAAGCGGCTGTGATCCTCACGGTTCGCGCCCAAGATGTTGTGCATCGACATCTTGTAGAAAACAGGGTCCTTTCCGTGTTCTGGTTGACCAGCCTTGCGGTGGCCTCGAATGGCATTGTAAGCGTCGGGATGTGCAAAGGAGACACGATTTGGTGCAACGCGGATGACGTCGCCGTATTTCTCGTGCAATCGGTGAATGTTACTCGACATTCGTCCTGAAAGCCATGCTCGGGTGAATGGTATCGGGGTCGCCGCCCAAAGCTTTGGACCGGGAAGAGAtcgaagaggatggaggagcaGGTTGTAGAGGACTGTAGATAATAGTATCATGATAGTCTGTACCGAAAGCATTGATCGAATCAGAAATAGGCGCTCAGGTCAATATAAAGCAACGCGAAGTGTTGGAGAATGGAGATTTCCTACCGCCCCAGCAAGCCATGTTGGCCAAGCAATGAATGGATACGTCCCGAGAGAAATTCTGTCAAGAATTGCCATGGTGCAGCTCGTAAAGGATGGGGGTTATTGTCAAGGTAAGTATTGGGGGAGAAAGGTGGCTCTGAGGTTCAATAAGTAAGGTAGGTGTCGCCATCACTCGCTGTAATCACCCGTTGCATAACGTGTAATGTGTTCGGGCATAGGACGGCACTGTTGGCATACCACATTGTTCCTGCGGTCGGAGGAAACGGGACTCGAAGAAGGTACACTGGACACCATCATCAGGAAACGTCAACGTCGGCGTTAACACATTTAGTCATCAGCCTCGGTGCAAGGAATTCCCCGTTGAATGGATACGCCCCGTCGTATCGCCATGTTGTACACACCTCCACTAGGTGTTGCTCATTGAGAGTGTGACTAGGTGCTCATTTCGACAGTTCCACAGTCATTGCGACGTGAGATGTGGGCAACATGAACACaattcatcatcattcacTCAACGTTGTACTCGCGCTCAACGGTTCCATTCAGCACCGAATGATCATCAGCGCGTCGTTAAGTTTACCACTGTCGGCAATTCGTAATACAGTAATCATCTCAGGCTCGTCTTGCCCCTACGCTGACAACCTCCAACATCGATTTCGAGCCGCGTCTGCTCGGCAACCGCTAATGCCAGGTCGCACACAAGCAATATCATATGCTTGCTATAATTCTGGTCATGTAAGGTAATTCTGGAAACATACTCGAATAGCGAGGTAGGTACTTGAAGTTCAGGCAGGACAACACCAAATGATTCCAATATTTCACCTTTCGGCCTCTTCAGAGGCAACCGCAACATTCCACCGGGCAGGCTGGTAAAGCATTGGAAAGTGAAAAAGGACCGCAGGTAGTGCCAAATTCAGCAGCCCAGAACCATTGCTGGTCCATCTCGATGCTTTCGGCGGGCTCTCCGAACTACACATAGATTTGTTTTCAGACACACTTCACGGTGAGCAAACCCTCCTATTATcgggggtgggttttgcTGGAGCGTCGTACAACTAAGTAACACGTCACAGAAACTGCGCGCAATATTTGGCCTAGTAGAATGATTCGCTTCATTGCTTCCGACTGCAACCCCTCGTAGACACGTGCCATGCCAGACCTCCGAGCTGTCTCCAACAATCGATAGCTACCTACTTCAGACGACACCCGCCAGcccccccaccaaactcACCTCACACTAAGCTGTCCTTAGTGGCGGCAAACAAATCTGCTGCCGAGACGGGATTGCGGGGCCTTTACCCGCTCAACTTCATCCGGGAAATCGACCTGGCCATGTTATGGTCTCGACATCCTTTGTCAGCTGGTGGGCAGCGACATGGCTGCTGGTTGTGCGAACTTTGTTATATCCTGATTGCATTTGTCCGCTGAGacactcaccacccacacacGACACCACCTGCCATTGGATTACCTAGTTACCACACGTTGAGTTCGCCATCGTGGGTGGGAAACTGCAAGCCATGTTCGCAGACAGGCTTTTGGACAATATCATATTGGCCAAGTGCCAGTTGGCCATTGCCGACGTCGGTATTAACAATGTCGTCCTCGGGTTGTTGACCGTCGCAGTCATTGCTGTTGCAGTCGACTACGCGCACATGCTCCATCTGAGATCAAAGATGCCACCTGGGCCCTTCCCGCTACCCATTGTTGGCAACACATTCTCGCTCCCAGACAACAAGCCATGGATCTACTTTGAGGAGCTGTCCAAGAGATACAACACACCACTTATCACATACTGGATTGGGCGGcaagtacctaggtagctTCACAAACTAGCAATCGAGTTGCTAACGCCCTGTTCACGCAGGAATCCCACACTTTGGATCAACGAAGCTTGGTGTGCCCATGAGATatttgagaagaaggctcAAATCTACACTTCAAGGCCTCGGATGATTGTTTTTGGAGAGCTAGGTTCGGGTCAGTCAAACCTGGTGACGATGCAAATTCGCAACCAAGAGGAGCGCGAGCGATGGCGAATTCACCGCAAGCTGATGCACATTGGAGTTGGCGTGCAGTCGGTTCGGGGGTATCGCGCTATCCAGAACAATGAAAGTAAAATCATTGCCTTGGACTTTCTGAGGGAGCCCAAGGAGTACGTCAAGCACCTGGAGAGGTATGCCACGAGCGTCGTGTCTATCATTGCGTTTGGGCGAAGGGTTGCCAGCTACAATGACCCCATCATCACGGAGGTTATTGCCTTGATGCAGCTGGCAGCTGATCTCAACGTTCCCGGCAAGTCTTTCCCCATGCTGCTCGAGACGTTTCCTAGTGCGTATCCCTGTCCTGTTCAGACATACGGAAAGCCGACTGACCAAATCAGTCCTTGCCAAGTTTCCGCGATTCATGCCGTGGTTCAAGGGACTCGGAAGCCGTAACTCAAAAGGCGGTCACTACTTCTTCTACACgctggccgaggaggctATCGAGCAGTACAACCAAAAGTCCCCTTCGGAACAAGCCAGCATGCCTACGCCCTATGTCAAGACTCTGTTCGAAGAAGCTGATAAGTACAAGTTGCCAGTCGCCGAGCTCTCCGGTTTGACCGGAAACCTCTTTGGTGCCGGGGCCGACACATCCTCAAGCACACTTGTCAGCTTTATCTTGGCATGCTGCGCGTTTCCAGAGACTGTGAAGAAGGCCCAGGAAGAGCTCGACCGCGTGATCGGGCCGAATCGCTCACCACACTGGGACGACTCACCAAACCTGTCTTACATCAACGCCTTTGTACGAGAAGTGCTTCGCTGGAGAAGCGTAGCTA contains:
- a CDS encoding hypothetical protein (COG:S; antiSMASH:Cluster_8; EggNog:ENOG503NUA9; SMCOG1089:methyltransferase); its protein translation is MGSSKPPSSPAAPSSPPAAAAEAGTHGEEAAPIIVDPEFETEVQGDGDSAIGYAESSTASLSSSILQYREIHGRTYQNFKEAEYWAPNDDKQNDGLDLHHHMMYLIHNNSLFRSPVEDPDAVLDVGTGTGIWALDCADQFPAAEVIGTDLSPIQPTWTPPNCRFELDDASLDWTFSADKFDLVHLRFLIGSIEDWPKLYRQAYRCLKPGGWLEHTDFTIRIASDDGSIPIEDPKHPYAIWNRIFDEAGEKIRRTFLVSDKGKNAEWMKEAGFPGPFNVEHYKLPLGTWPKDKKWKEVGAFNKQSCLEGLEGYVLYLAVKILGWKFEEVQVLCSKMRSALANPNYHAYYGCSTVWTQKPLDEQAVGDAEA
- a CDS encoding hypothetical protein (SMCOG1034:cytochrome P450; antiSMASH:Cluster_8; COG:Q; EggNog:ENOG503NXRB) translates to MAILDRISLGTYPFIAWPTWLAGATIMILLSTVLYNLLLHPLRSLPGPKLWAATPIPFTRAWLSGRMSSNIHRLHEKYGDVIRVAPNRVSFAHPDAYNAIRGHRKAGQPEHGKDPVFYKMSMHNILGANREDHSRFRKILSHGFSAKAMQDQQPLITQYIDLLMDRLQELTKGGREEAVTDMGAWFNFTTFDIIGDLSFGAPFGCLESSSYHPWVTAILKGVKEFAMLLVMNWFFPSFSRVVKVLAPWNHPAKHTNEQAEFARVQVVKRLNSGVERPDFVQALTNGSKANNGRPLTIEEMAMNARLLILAGSETTATALSATTYYLATYPRVQTRLAEEVRGQFKSEDEINFFSVNRLTYMLAVLDEAMRLFPPVPANLPRKAAKGGDVILGWQIPENTGLEIWPWAVNHLSRNFTEPDKFIPERWLGGDSFEGIVFDKSRHSALQPFSVGPRNCIGKNLAYVEMRVILARFIWNFDLALADEKSQMFPKAKSFGLWVKKPLNIRLFPVRHVSK
- a CDS encoding hypothetical protein (SMCOG1034:cytochrome P450; antiSMASH:Cluster_8; COG:Q; EggNog:ENOG503NUFV), which codes for MFADRLLDNIILAKCQLAIADVGINNVVLGLLTVAVIAVAVDYAHMLHLRSKMPPGPFPLPIVGNTFSLPDNKPWIYFEELSKRYNTPLITYWIGRQVPRNPTLWINEAWCAHEIFEKKAQIYTSRPRMIVFGELGSGQSNLVTMQIRNQEERERWRIHRKLMHIGVGVQSVRGYRAIQNNESKIIALDFLREPKEYVKHLERYATSVVSIIAFGRRVASYNDPIITEVIALMQLAADLNVPGKSFPMLLETFPILAKFPRFMPWFKGLGSRNSKGGHYFFYTLAEEAIEQYNQKSPSEQASMPTPYVKTLFEEADKYKLPVAELSGLTGNLFGAGADTSSSTLVSFILACCAFPETVKKAQEELDRVIGPNRSPHWDDSPNLSYINAFVREVLRWRSVAIIGGQPHSPTQDDTYNGWLIPKGSWIQGNVWAIHHHEREFPDPDRFYPDRYLEGNDYKRPFPNDKGYMTFGWGRRVCSGQALAEQGTWISVARLLWGFNIRKARDPTTGKEIDVDIFAFTNGLNMRPQPFPCEIVPRSQEIKEAIEREGRQALQDLKIHDGESQYRMSTFYQQQKKKVAQEPIIDEKGNVRFVKVGQ